GATAAGGAGGTGTATGAGGTGAAGCTATTCAAAGATGGCCTTGTTTCCGTGTCAGCTTTCAGATGGCTGCCTCCATGGAGCACAGAAACTGCAGTGGCATTTCGCACTTTCCATAAATTTCTGATTAGCGGATCACCGCATTCTGATGCTGCTGGTTCTTCAGTTGGTACTCTTATTGAGTCAAACATCTTTTACACCTTACAGGTATATATGCCTCATTGCCTCTTGAATCTTTGTTTCATCTTCTTTATCTCCCTTGTCGATTTCTTGGCTTTGTGAGCTGGCTCTTAGTTGTTTAATTTGTTCTTCAaagttttatatgtttaagatctgtaaaaacatcaaaatggAGAGGAtgatatttttaccatgaGGATTATGACAGCCTTTCTGTTGTGAGAATTATGAGTCTGGAGGAACCTTTAGCATATTTTGGTATGTAGATGGTGCAAAGAGAGGACTTACTAAAGAATATCACTTGCCTGGATTCTCGAGACTACTTTGCATATCTAGAAGTGGAAGCCTGAATTCTTTTGGAACTTGTATGCCTTCAAAGTTTCTATGACCAGTTTCAGCTGCAGAAATTGCCggttttaagaaaaaaagtcaGTTTTAGAGAAATAGTTGTAGATCATTTGTCTGAACTATGTGGACTTAGTTCAAGCTAAGCCAATGTCGTAGTCTGGGAGCTCCAACTACAGCACTTTTCTGCTTGGTTATCTTTACAGTTCTTCtttgcttctctttttctccttGCAGTGTTCCTCTGTTTCTCTTCTTTCAACTGTttcctctcttctttcttgCATGCAAAGTGTATTTAGAGTTGTCCTCCACTAGAATCACTGAGACATTTagattcatatatttcatatcaCATTCATGCATGAAGACACGTATGCAAATCTCTAACTTCAGACTCTGTCTCTCTCATTCAGACACACACTCTGACTATTGCAGCTTCAATTTTAGATACTTCCTCCCAAaatggaatattttttaaagaactGCCCCCTCAATTGAAGTAATAATATGAGACCCACTAACTCTctacaaatacattttaagGGCAATAGTGTAAAAGGTCACAAAAATAACACTTTCTAAACTCTCATAGGGTGAAACTGGATCGAAACATTTGGGATGGAGAGTAtgtattatgaaaattaatggCAGAACTCTCTTCAAGACGTAGACCATGGGTGCTGTCTAACTGagtcttttattttctgtgcACAATAATCAGAACTGAAGGCTAAGACCTTAGTGCTCACTAGTTTCCTTTGGTGCCTCTCAACTATATATTAAGCTTGTTTAGAAGTTTggaaattaatacaataacaACCTGAGGAAAGTTATATGTTGACTTCCTCAAAGCATTAAAGTAAGACCGATTTAGTAAATCATGTTTTGGTCAATTTAGATCAAATGCATGTAGATGTTTCAAACTAAAAAGGTGATATTATGGGGCGAGGCCCATACTCATTCCTATTAACTGATATGAAATTGTGTCTACCAAAGCATGTGTAAATAGAGGATGGGCAAaagaaattgcataaaaagCATGGAAGGCATGTTGACTTTTTACAATATCAAGCTTAGGTAGGCAACAACAAAGTGCTAATTGGTGGTTTTGGTCTCTGAATGTTCttataaatctaatttgatGCCTTAGTCTCATTAGGTAGCAATGCTTTAATGTGCTTGTGGTGGATATTTGAATGATTTTGGATGTTTCATgtggtatttcttttttctccctGATCATGAAATAAGAATGAAAGCATGACAAAACTTCTAGTTCTCTACATGTTCACTTAGATAGAAGAGATTCACCACTCTCAACtcatgttaatatatttttcttgaaagcGCGGCAAATCTGATGTAAGTAGCCTTTGTGTGTTTGACCTGAAGCTTTGATATTCTTACAACTGGCAAGTACAGGCAAAGCTTTCCAGTGGTGCTTGCTTACATTTCTATCATGAATCTGCAACATAGTCCCATTTACCTTTTAATTTGCAGAAAATGCTGGTGGACTCGACTTTGGAATTCAAGGGATTAGTTCCAGTAACTGTTGCATGCATAGATCGCTTGTTGGGATGCCACAAGCATCGCTGGTTGGGAGAGCATCTTCTCAAAACTCTGGATAAGCATCTGCTTCCTAAGCTCAAAATAGATTATAGCCTGGGATCTTACTTCCCCATATTTGAGAGAATTTCTGAAATTGATAAAGTTTCACCTAGTGGGCTGTTAAATCTCCTCATGAGATTCATGGTTTTCCTTGTAAAGAAACATGGTCCTGATACAGGGTTGAAATCTTGGTCCCATGGCAGTAAAATTCTTGCCATTTGTCGAACAATGCTGATCCACCACCCCAGCTCTAGCTTATGCACTGGATTATCTCATCTTCTTGAATCTACTTGTCTCTATTTTCCTGATCTGGAGGTTCGAGACAATGCGAGGTACGTCTTGGAAATATAAGGAACATGGTTAAAGCTTTACTGCCTGGAAAAATGTTGTATTGGTTACCAGCCCAGGTACTTTATCTTTCCCATTACCTCAGCActctgaaatattttctcactGAATGTGGTGTATTGCAGATTTTACCTGCGAATGCTTCTCTGTATACCGGGAAAAAAGCTCAAACACATACTGAACACGGGGGAAAATTTACCTGGGATATCTCCATCCACTCATCCCGACTCATTCTTTAGTCTTCAGTCTCTTCAATCTTTCCCCGACCTTAAGAGGTCTGGCAGTATCGCTTCTTATATCCATATAAAACGTGTGATGCCTTTATTGGTGAAGCAGTCATGGTCCCTATCTCTGCCAAATCTTGGCATCAGTGCTGACAAACCTGGATTCTTTGAGGGCATCAGGGATAATGAGCCAACAAGCGAGGAAAGGGGCTCTGACATAAGTATGAATGACGATATTATCTCAGAAAGTGAAATACTTCAACAAAAAGTGCCTTTGCGCGTTATGGATGCAAAAATTTCAGAGATTGTGACGGTACTGAGAAGGCATTTCTCATTTATTCCTGATTATAGACATATGCCGGGCCTCAAGATTAAGATCTCCTGTAGTTTGAGATTTGACTCGGAGCCATTTGTTGGTATATGGGAAGTCAATACATCAGCTAATGTGTTGGATGAAGTGGACAAACTTCCTGCATTATACGCCACGGTTCTTAAATTTGCTTCTTCTGCGCCATATGGACCTATTTCGTCATTTCATGTTGCCTTCCTTCTTGGCTCACCACCTAAAAATGCTAAACCTTTGAGCCAAACCGATTCATTAGCTATTGTTCCAGTGGAGAATGGTCACCATGTCGAAGAAGATGACTTCATGGCTCCCGTATCTATAGAATTGGAGCCACGGGAACCAATGCCTGGTCTGGTTGACGTCTTCATTGAAACTAATACAGACAATGGTCAGATAATCTGCGGACAGCTTCATAGTGTCTCTGTGGGAATTGAGGATATGTTTCTGAGAGCTATTCTTCCAGATGATATTGCTGAAGATGATGCACCTCTTTATTATGTGGACCTATTTAATGCGTTATGGGAGGCCTGTGAGACATCATCTAGCACAGGTAGAGAAACCTTTGTCTTGAAAGGTGGAAAAGGGGTTGCTGCAATAAGTGGGACTCGGTCTGTAAAACTAATTGAAGTTCCCGCGACATCTTTGGTTCAAGCTGTTGAGCGTCATCTTGCGccttttgttgtttgtgttATTGGTGAACCACTTGTTGATATGGTGAAAGCTGGGGGTGTGATCAAGGACATACTGTGGAAGGATTTCAGTTCAGATTCTTCACTTGATGTAACTTGTTCACCAACTAGTTCTAGAGGGCCCCTTTATCTCAAGTACTTTGGCGATGAAGATGAGGGAGAGGGTCAAATCCCAAGTAGTAGGAAAAATATTGGTTACTTccacattttgatatttcttcCACCAAGATTCCATCTTCTTTTCCAAATGGAGCTTCGAGATTTTTCAACTCTTGTTCGGATTAGAACTGATCATTGGCCATGCTTAGCTTATGTTGATGACTATTTGGAAGCTTTAGTTTTGGACTGAAGCTCGTCTTGTACTCCAAAGTGATTGTCTTCTGTTCATTCTGCCTTTGAACTTAAGATCTTCGcttgaaattcttttattcttgCCTCAAAGAATAAGGCCTTTTTGTGCTTGAAGTATGGAACAGGTAGAGCACTCTTTTCTGTCCTTTTATATGTTTGACATTCACGGTGCTCTTAACTTGCTATAGTGGCGATGTACATGGAACGgtgattttcaacttcttaTGATTCAGATGCATGCACCCCCGCCTGATGAAAAGGAACCTTCAGCAGAGCTTCTTAATTCACTCCTACATTGAAAATGATCGCACAGGTACAAAGTGGACAGTGTGAAACGTAAAGACGCAAAATCAAGATCCAGATCAAGCCATGGTTTCTAGCTACAGTAATCATATAGTATGAGTTACGTGTGGAAGAGAGACGATGGTGGAGAGGAAAACCAGGGTATCAGATGACGACATGACATTGATGAAGTAAGATTTGAGACATTATGGCACTAAAAATTGAActcatttttattaacaagCAAGCGTATTACAAGGTCTCAAGCATCTTGTGGCGATCTGCAGTTGAGGTTCCCTGTGCATAAAGTATTCGATTGTATACACTTTAATAGTATATCTTCATTTTAGAGTCAAATGTTGCTTTCTCTTTGAGAAAATTCATGGACGCGAATTATTCAGACAGACGTTTCTTTCGCGTCTGTCCGATGAGTTTGATCTAGATTTTAGGTTCTGTGAAAATTGATTGTTCCTTTGCATTGAACTTCCGGAAGTCGTAGAATGTATGACTTGTAAACAATCTGATACACTtgaaagttgagttggaaattGGAATAAATTGAAATCTGGGATTGAATGTTTGAATATCAATAAATCTGTCCTTTGTACTTTTATTGGGCCTTTAAAGTCGAGAAAGTAGAAATTTGTAATAGAATTAAAACTTGTGTGGtggtaaaaattattgagaaataGATAAAAGTTGAATTAGGAGTGCTCGGGAAAAAacattttttaagaaagaatttaattaatcaagaattgtATTGTCCATGGGTTAAaagatgtttttttttgggttaacaTTTACACTTGTCATTTGTCagtattactttttttttcccaaaaatagtaaaatttatgtCAATTAGTATTTGTGTTTATTTATGTACAAATAActatcatttatattattaagttACTAAAcgctaataaaaatttaatatttaattaagttaaatagTGTGACTGTTCGTGGttgtataacaaataaattggccaaattgcaattttccccTTGTATTTTCTagaaatgattgaaaattcTTTCGTGTTctcaaaatactcaaaatcccCCTTATGTTAGAAATTAACTGAAGGTGGCATATACACGCGCCTGATGCATGCGGATTTGATCTTTTTCTGGATTTTGACCTTTTTTATccataattaacaaaaatacccctatttaaaattatcatggtcaaatttacttattttaacgTTGTCTTCAATGgtctttttccattttcatccatcctaaaaaaaataatttgttcttaaatgtatttataaatattaaaaaaccaaaaaaatataattattttataaatttgtaatttaaattaaaaaattaaattaaaataacaacacgaatataatatactaaagttttttttttcaaatataaatgtcaatatcaatataagtgttaatcaataataaaaatagtattttattaattagtttaaattattattttgtttaatattgaTGCGTGTGAAAATAGCACAGATCCAAagaatatgaattattattcaaaatttaagcCGAAGCGTGTGGGTATCCTGAGGAaagaatttgcaaaaaaaGATGTGCAAAGGTGCCATATGTGCATATAAATGTAGTTTTCTGTTGATCCTCTTGGGCGATGTCCTCTGGTGGTATCCGAAGTAACCATCTAAGAAACAGTAGTAGTTGTGCCCTGTAAGCTTTTCAaccattttatcaataaaagagGGAGAAATGATATTTCCCAGTAGCCTATTAAACACCCTATAACCAATACAGGCCCGCCAGCCCGTTACTATTTTAGTGGGAATTAGTTCATTATGATCGTTAGTTACTACTGTCATCCTACCTTTCTTAGGTACACATTGAATGGGGCTTACCCACATGGAGTCGGAGATAGGGTAGATGATACCTGCAGCGACCCACTTAAGAATTTCCTTTTGACCACCGCTTGCATGTTGGGATTCAACCTTCTTTGTGGTTGTGCCCATCCTCCATCAAAATCTTGTGCGTGCATGTGAATGGACTAATCCTTTAATTTCAGCAATTCTCCACCCAATAGCTTTCATATGTTCCTTCAACACTCTCTTCAACTTCTCTTCTTGAAGATTTGCCAAACCAGAGGAAACAATTACCTGTAAGGATGCATCTTTTCCTAAGATGACATGCTTTAAATGAGATGGTAGAGGTTTGAGTTCTAGAATTGGGGTTTTCGGAATTGATGGTTTCAATTCTGAAGTCTTCGGTCCATTCATCGGTAGGAATCTCCTTAGCCTTGAAGTAGTCTCTTATCTCCCAGCTTCCAAATGACAAAGAGCCTCAGTCTATTCTTTCTTGCTCACTTGCGATTCAAATTTGTCAGAATTCATAATGCAATCATTGATGGATTTATAACTTTGCTTAGAGTCACACAATCTTGCTTTAACATCTCAATACAATCAATTGAGAATGCTTCGTGATAACAGTTTTTGGATGTTTTATTGCTTTGAAAACATTGAAAACCATTTCCTCACATTAATTCTAAGTGTCGGTTGACCTTTTTTCACATCAATTAAAGCTTTGCCCGTAGCTAGAAAAGGTCTACCTCAGTATTGTATTCGTGTCTTCTTCTATGTCTAACACAACAAAATCCAAAAGGGATGAAAAGGTTTCCAACTTTTACCAATACATCCTCCACGATCCCCCTAGGATATTTAATACTCCTATCGGCCAATTGCAGTGTCACTATAGTTGGTGTAAGCTCATTCATTCAAAGTTTTGCAAAACCTGAATAAGACATCAAATTAATGCTAGCACTTAGAACACATAGAGCTTTAATCGAAATTAATTTGTCCTATAGTGCAGGAGATAGAAAAACT
This region of Sesamum indicum cultivar Zhongzhi No. 13 linkage group LG4, S_indicum_v1.0, whole genome shotgun sequence genomic DNA includes:
- the LOC105159805 gene encoding uncharacterized protein LOC105159805, giving the protein MAGTSLKPLSPPEWESLIDDYNLGGAARLQRWTGGAPLFDLCLSSLLRKDFPLQLKLHILTFLEHHTLEDSPPPSSSLSRLLDALRSVIQSPNDPFSLKDQFLISTAAIFITSLLDNNDLSSCAPLSGLVELLLTIINRPNHGLDRQTRGIACECLRQLELAFPCLLSEITPHLWSLCQSERTHVSQWYVLLLSTTIRNIVKLKPSDTIASISNATVPLIPFNFPQFLIDGVGADFVWKEKEICYKELRRVVAFLLECPQYLTPYGLVEFMAAIIPVAEELELQASLLRVQFSWLLYTFEPLLCHVFLGLYLKFLDSFEGQEFEVSSRILLMSKESQHHLVFRLLGLHWILGFFALIVGKDDTRKRSILDMRLSFYPTIFDSLAMKALKLDLLAYCSSLLANPGDASGVKHVEADKEVYEVKLFKDGLVSVSAFRWLPPWSTETAVAFRTFHKFLISGSPHSDAAGSSVGTLIESNIFYTLQKMLVDSTLEFKGLVPVTVACIDRLLGCHKHRWLGEHLLKTLDKHLLPKLKIDYSLGSYFPIFERISEIDKVSPSGLLNLLMRFMVFLVKKHGPDTGLKSWSHGSKILAICRTMLIHHPSSSLCTGLSHLLESTCLYFPDLEVRDNARFYLRMLLCIPGKKLKHILNTGENLPGISPSTHPDSFFSLQSLQSFPDLKRSGSIASYIHIKRVMPLLVKQSWSLSLPNLGISADKPGFFEGIRDNEPTSEERGSDISMNDDIISESEILQQKVPLRVMDAKISEIVTVLRRHFSFIPDYRHMPGLKIKISCSLRFDSEPFVGIWEVNTSANVLDEVDKLPALYATVLKFASSAPYGPISSFHVAFLLGSPPKNAKPLSQTDSLAIVPVENGHHVEEDDFMAPVSIELEPREPMPGLVDVFIETNTDNGQIICGQLHSVSVGIEDMFLRAILPDDIAEDDAPLYYVDLFNALWEACETSSSTGRETFVLKGGKGVAAISGTRSVKLIEVPATSLVQAVERHLAPFVVCVIGEPLVDMVKAGGVIKDILWKDFSSDSSLDVTCSPTSSRGPLYLKYFGDEDEGEGQIPSSRKNIGYFHILIFLPPRFHLLFQMELRDFSTLVRIRTDHWPCLAYVDDYLEALVLD